GAACCAATTCATTATAATATTGTACAAAAACCAATTACAACCaatgttgataataatagtttgatTAATGTAAACAAACCAAAAACATTTCAACAAACTGTTGAACATAAAGTTTTACTTTGGAATCGATTCATTGAGGATAATCATTTCTATGCTATATCAGATTGTTCAACAAAATGCAAACGTTGGTTCACTTTGAATATCCTTTCACAATTGGTTGAACCTGCtcaattgtttttatcaTTGAAGGAGGAcactcaacaacaacttcaagaGGAACATTCTAAACCATTCtcaaaacaattacaacaattacaattacaacaacaactacaacaatcTCAAttatatcaacaacaattacaacaatcacaattccaacaacaaccacaattccaacaattacttcaacaacaaccattattacaatttagtCAAGATGAAATCATAAAATTAGATGAgattaaaaatcttttaaaaaatataacctacaatttaaatttaatcaatGATGTTCATCATAAGAAAGAATCGATTTATATTTGTCAAAGAATCATTGAATTGTCACGTGATAAACATGTGTTTCATGATTTCAATAAAGGTGGTGAAAATTGGATTCCAAACGAGTTGCCAACTGATGAGCAATTGTTGTTTTGTCTATTCTTGGCTTACATGGATTCAAAGTTGTATCGTGATGTCACTGCTCCCAATCCTGATATTCCTTTCTCTTCAAAGTATATCAAGCATGAACATAGCAAATATATCAATTACTACTCTGCTATGATAAGTGTAGTCTATAAAAGACCACTTCATTGTGATCTCTTAATACCAACAGCTTCTTCTCCATCTGCTCCACTTCAAATTTGTGATATCTCTCCTGGTTTCGATAATATTTTCTTTGCAATcgttttattcttttataatGTCATTCAATATCAAAATGGTTATTTAGAAGATTATgatgttaatttattaaatattaaaagttttgTTCAACCATTAATTAATAGTACTTTAAATAGTGAaaatagtgatgatgatgatgattatgaaaattattaaataaaaaaaaacaaataaaaaaaataaaaaaaaaataaaaaaataaaaaactaaaattaaaaaatatcttgaaaataataaaaaaatatctttttttttttttttcccccaATTTAACacatttttaaacaaatcaaaattaaactcgaaaaaaaaaaaaactcaaaaaaataaaaatttatttttcaaataaaattcttcTTAAGATTCCTTCTCAgtgcatttttttttttttttgttttgttttttatttttttatttttttttatttttttatttttttttttttcagtccACATAGttaatatttgtttaattagttttaaataaataattaattaaatttgtaatatagtaaagtttataatttttttttttttttaaaaaaaaataaaaataaaaattatctttttaaaCAGATAGATctaaggtaaaaaaaaaaaaaaaaaaaaaaaaaaaaaaaaatccaatatAACacattaaaattgaaaacaaataataaaataaaaataaaaataaaaataaaaataaaaataaaaataaaaataaataataaaataaaataaataataaaatgaatccAAAACATTCAAAATTAGTTGAAGGTGAAGATAGTGAAGAGGAACAAGATGAATACTATgaagaagaacaacaagaagaaaaagaagttgTAGAGGAGGAGGAATATGAAGAACAAGAAGCTGTAGAAGAAGAATATGAAGAAGAATATGAAGAAGAAGGatatgatgaagaagagTTAGCTTTAGGTTTAGATTTATTGGATTATATGAAAGATACACCACCAAAAAACAAtgataacaataatgaaatcaataatgataatgttgaaaataatcatgataataataataataataataataataataataataataataataataataataataataataataataataataataataataataataataataataataataataataataataataataataataataataataataataataataataataataataataataataataataataataataataataatgaagatcataatgataatgatgataataataataatgataaagaagTTTATTTATCACCAGATATTAAATTCtctgaaattaaagattttaaaaacaatagcGATAgtgtaattataaataatgttttaacatcttcaaattttcaatttgaacTTGAAAATGGTAAAGCATTTGAAGagattgaaaaattaaaaaaacaaaaagaacaacaagaagaggaagaaagATTAGAGAATAAGAGATTGGAAAAAGAGTTGGAAGAAAAGAGAATAGCCGAAGAGTTAGCAGTCGCTGCCCAAATAGAAAAAGAGAGATTAGAACAagagaaattagaaaaagaattagaaGAAAAAAGAATCGCTGATGAGTTGGCTGctcaattagaaaaagagaGAATCGAAAAAGAATTAGAAGAAAAGAGAATCGCCGATGAATTGGAAAGAGAAAGATTGGAACAAGAGAGAATCGAAAAGGAATTAGAAGAAAAGAGAATAGCTGATGAATTGGCTGctcaattagaaaaagaaagattagaGCAAGAAAGGTTAGAAAAAGAgagaattgaaaaagaattagaaGAAAAGAGAATCGCTGATGAATTGGCTGCTCAATTAGAAAGAGaaagattagaaaaagaGAGATTAGAAAAAGAGAGATTAGAAAAAGAGATATTAGAAAGAGAATTAGAAGAAAAGAGAATCGCTGATGAATTGGCTGCTCAAttggaaaaagaaagattagaaaaagaaaagttaGAACAAGAAAGATTAGAGAATGAGAGAATCGAAAAAGAAATAGAAGAAAAGAGAATCGCTGATGAGTTGGCTGctcaattagaaaaagaaagattagaaAAGGAATTGGAAGAAAAGAGAATCGCTGATGAATTGGCTGctcaattagaaaaagaaagattagaaCAAGAAAGaatcaaaaaagaattagaagATAAGAGAATAGCCGATGAATTGGCCACTCAATTGGAAAAAGAGAGAATCGAAAAGGAATTAGAAGAAAAGAGAATAGCCAATGAATTGGCTActcaattagaaaaagaaaggtTAGAAAAAGAGAGATTAGACAAGGAAATAGAAGAAAAGAGAATCGCTGATGAATTGGCTGctcaattagaaaaagaaagattagaacaagaaagattagaaaaagaGAGATTAGAAAAGGAATTGGAAGAAAAGAGAATCGCTGATGAATTGGCTGctcaattagaaaaagaaaggtTAGAACAAGAGAGAACCGAAAAGGAATTAGAAGAAAAGAGAATAGCTGATGAATTGGCTGCccaattagaaaaagaaaggaTAGAACAAGAAAGATTAGAGCAAGAAAGAATTCAAAATGAGTTGGAGGAAAAGAGAATAGCTGATGAATTGGCTAttcaattagaaaaagaaagattagaaaaagaaagattggAGCAAGAGAGATTGAAAAAAGAGAGATTGGAACAAGAAAGATTGGAGCAagaaaaaatagaaaaagaaagattggAAAAAGAAAGGTTAGAGAAGGAATTAGAAGATAAAAGAATTGCTGCTGAATTGGATGCTCAATTAGAAAGAGAAAAATTGGAACAAGAAAGATTAGAGAAAGAAAGAATAGAGAAAGAATTAGAGGATAAGAGAATCTCTGAT
This region of Dictyostelium discoideum AX4 chromosome 3 chromosome, whole genome shotgun sequence genomic DNA includes:
- a CDS encoding hypothetical protein (Similar to Babesia bigemina. 200 kDa antigen p200), which produces MNPKHSKLVEGEDSEEEQDEYYEEEQQEEKEVVEEEEYEEQEAVEEEYEEEYEEEGYDEEELALGLDLLDYMKDTPPKNNDNNNEINNDNVENNHDNNNNNNNNNNNNNNNNNNNNNNNNNNNNNNNNNNNNNNNNNNNNNNNNNNNNNNNNNNNNNNNNEDHNDNDDNNNNDKEVYLSPDIKFSEIKDFKNNSDSVIINNVLTSSNFQFELENGKAFEEIEKLKKQKEQQEEEERLENKRLEKELEEKRIAEELAVAAQIEKERLEQEKLEKELEEKRIADELAAQLEKERIEKELEEKRIADELERERLEQERIEKELEEKRIADELAAQLEKERLEQERLEKERIEKELEEKRIADELAAQLERERLEKERLEKERLEKEILERELEEKRIADELAAQLEKERLEKEKLEQERLENERIEKEIEEKRIADELAAQLEKERLEKELEEKRIADELAAQLEKERLEQERIKKELEDKRIADELATQLEKERIEKELEEKRIANELATQLEKERLEKERLDKEIEEKRIADELAAQLEKERLEQERLEKERLEKELEEKRIADELAAQLEKERLEQERTEKELEEKRIADELAAQLEKERIEQERLEQERIQNELEEKRIADELAIQLEKERLEKERLEQERLKKERLEQERLEQEKIEKERLEKERLEKELEDKRIAAELDAQLEREKLEQERLEKERIEKELEDKRISDELAAQLEKDRLEQERLVKELEEKRIADELAAQLEKERLMQIEKELEEKRIADELAVAAQLEKERLMQIEKEKQEEERQRLAQIEKERLEREKLEKEAEEKRLAKELEKEKQEEEKQTQLKKEKEKLKPKHKEAQKFTYGEESDEEDYDDDNDDDNDDGDNDNDCSDNCHSESLDNKQQQQFVNSSNNELTSSSSSISESTTTTTSSSSSTNVFIHKAPEPIPHRKVSFSSILPWNRSTNTPITTNNITNSNTNTNSTTPPIVPSLSESSLFSSSNTNSNKSSATSISNKSSLVTSSPTSTATNLTEPSPSPRGQRELTDPQNSVICLDLLDPVPKEKNLKNKHFDISFGIQKKYTELFSTLNKELASSNYDSSVSSTIFSLKDISKHRKNINLDMVALSKSICSSPFC